A single genomic interval of Drosophila virilis strain 15010-1051.87 chromosome 2, Dvir_AGI_RSII-ME, whole genome shotgun sequence harbors:
- the eIF2Balpha gene encoding translation initiation factor eIF2B subunit alpha isoform X1, giving the protein MPQVTKTNEEFDVVKYFLQLLDDDKDMSSGIAAIKTLLMILEKKQFGTIHILHTTMREAVAAMRNTDLSIAAIVSAGELFCRFITLSLDDKHMEECRQIMLNRGKIFLTKLLNSRQVISQQAQRFISDGCRILTHSRSRVVLQALIAASQNKKTFHVFVTQGGIGSPGEEMVQELQAADIDCTLILDAATGYVMESVDFVMVGAEAVVESGGIINRIGSYTMGLCAREMKKPFYVLSESFKFSRLYPLNQRDLSNEYKYSRKHLNDVSKVHPLVDYTPPAYITLLFTDLGILTPSAVSDELIKLYM; this is encoded by the exons aTGCCACAAGTTACAAAAACGAACGAAGAATTTG ACGTTGTCAAGTATTTTCTGCAGTTGCTCGACGATGACAAGGACATGTCCTCTGGCATAGCGGCCATTAAAACGTTGCTGATGAtattagaaaaaaaacaat TTGGCACCATACATATTTTGCACACCACAATGCGCGAGGCTGTGGCAGCGATGCGTAATACGGACCTGTCCATAGCAGCCATCGTGTCGGCTGGCGAGCTCTTCTGTCGTTTTATAACACTCAGTTTGGATGACAAACACATGGAGGAGTGCCGGCAGATCATGTTGAATCGGGGGAAAATCTTTCTTACCAAATTACTGAATTCGCGTCAGGTCATTTCACAGCAGGCACAGCGTTTTATCAGCGATGGCTGTCGAATCCTTACCCACTCCCGCTCTCGAGTGGTCCTCCAGGCGCTGATAGCCGCatcgcaaaacaaaaagaccTTTCACGTATTTGTGACGCAGGGCGGCATAGGTAGCCCCGG GGAGGAGATGGTACAGGAGTTGCAGGCCGCGGACATTGATTGTACGCTAATACTAGACGCTGCCACCGGCTATGTAATGGAATCGGTTGACTTTGTTATGGTAGGCGCCGAGGCGGTCGTGGAGAGCGGTGGCATTATTAATCGCATTGGCTCCTACACAATGGGCTTGTGTGCGCGCGAAATGAAGAAGCCCTTCTATGTGCTCTCTGAAAGTTTCAAGTTCTCTCGCCTATATCCTTTGAATCAAAGAGATTTGTCTAACGAGTACAAG TATTCGCGCAAGCATTTAAATGATGTGTCTAAGGTGCATCCATTGGTTGACTACACACCGCCTGCATATATCACGCTGCTCTTCACCGATTTGGGCATACTGACGCCATCGGCGGTTAGCGACGAATTGattaaattgtatatgtaA
- the eIF2Balpha gene encoding translation initiation factor eIF2B subunit alpha isoform X2 encodes MPQVTKTNEEFDVVKYFLQLLDDDKDMSSGIAAIKTLLMILEKKQFGTIHILHTTMREAVAAMRNTDLSIAAIVSAGELFCRFITLSLDDKHMEECRQIMLNRGKIFLTKLLNSRQVISQQAQRFISDGCRILTHSRSRVVLQALIAASQNKKTFHVFVTQGGIGSPGQEMVQELQAADIDCTLILDAATGYVMESVDFVMVGAEAVVESGGIINRIGSYTMGLCAREMKKPFYVLSESFKFSRLYPLNQRDLSNEYKYSRKHLNDVSKVHPLVDYTPPAYITLLFTDLGILTPSAVSDELIKLYM; translated from the exons aTGCCACAAGTTACAAAAACGAACGAAGAATTTG ACGTTGTCAAGTATTTTCTGCAGTTGCTCGACGATGACAAGGACATGTCCTCTGGCATAGCGGCCATTAAAACGTTGCTGATGAtattagaaaaaaaacaat TTGGCACCATACATATTTTGCACACCACAATGCGCGAGGCTGTGGCAGCGATGCGTAATACGGACCTGTCCATAGCAGCCATCGTGTCGGCTGGCGAGCTCTTCTGTCGTTTTATAACACTCAGTTTGGATGACAAACACATGGAGGAGTGCCGGCAGATCATGTTGAATCGGGGGAAAATCTTTCTTACCAAATTACTGAATTCGCGTCAGGTCATTTCACAGCAGGCACAGCGTTTTATCAGCGATGGCTGTCGAATCCTTACCCACTCCCGCTCTCGAGTGGTCCTCCAGGCGCTGATAGCCGCatcgcaaaacaaaaagaccTTTCACGTATTTGTGACGCAGGGCGGCATAGGTAGCCCCGGGCAA GAGATGGTACAGGAGTTGCAGGCCGCGGACATTGATTGTACGCTAATACTAGACGCTGCCACCGGCTATGTAATGGAATCGGTTGACTTTGTTATGGTAGGCGCCGAGGCGGTCGTGGAGAGCGGTGGCATTATTAATCGCATTGGCTCCTACACAATGGGCTTGTGTGCGCGCGAAATGAAGAAGCCCTTCTATGTGCTCTCTGAAAGTTTCAAGTTCTCTCGCCTATATCCTTTGAATCAAAGAGATTTGTCTAACGAGTACAAG TATTCGCGCAAGCATTTAAATGATGTGTCTAAGGTGCATCCATTGGTTGACTACACACCGCCTGCATATATCACGCTGCTCTTCACCGATTTGGGCATACTGACGCCATCGGCGGTTAGCGACGAATTGattaaattgtatatgtaA